A region from the Rhodamnia argentea isolate NSW1041297 chromosome 7, ASM2092103v1, whole genome shotgun sequence genome encodes:
- the LOC115746915 gene encoding protein FATTY ACID EXPORT 3, chloroplastic isoform X1: MSFSMESLLVKNPSLNSTSLPIRRAAISRSPSSLRLESLLRPRAPRFSVASENGPPGGLRFGLHSLHRRSSSVIAFAASHEESKHSELDVEKENGDLDKKAEESEEAWEQTLDAFKEQALKMQSISQEAYEIYSKKAAVILKETAEQLKIQAEKARYDLSVVAKELSEEGKEYLSAAAEKSPEPVKEIVETFSTPTEDLNDISKVQDFYLGIPYGLLLSVGGFLSFMLTGSISAIRFGVILGGTLLAFSVSSLRYYKRGKSSSLALKGQAGIAGIIFLREIRFLSQRLSFFSFLMTVVSGGMLAFYLYKIKQKRDQMKGPSCEEGMETQ, translated from the exons ATGAGCTTCTCCATGGAGTCCTTGCTGGTCAAAAACCCTAGCCTGAACTCCACCTCCTTGCCTATCCGGCGAGCCGCCATTTCTCGGTCGCCGTCGTCTCTGCGTCTCGAGTCTCTTCTCCGACCTCGCGCCCCCAGGTTCTCTGTCGCTTCCGAAAATGGCCCTCCCGGAGGGCTCCGCTTCGGTCTCCACTCCCTTCATAGGAGGAGTTCGTCTGTCATTGCCTTCGCAGCTTCTCACGAGGAGTCG AAGCATTCGGAACTCGATGTGGAAAAGGAAAACGGTGATCTTGATAAGAAAGCTGAAGAATCAGAAGAAGCATGGGAACAGACTTTAGATGCTTTCAAGGAGCAAGCTTTGAAGATGCAGAGCATCTCACAGGAAGCCTATGAAATATACTCTAAGAAAGCAGCGGTCATTCTGAAAGAAACTGCAGAGCAGTTGAAAATTCAAGCAGAAAAGGCCAGATATGATTTGAGTGTAGTAGCGAAAGAACTCAGCGAGGAAGGTAAAGAATATCTGTCCGCAGCTGCGGAGAAATCACCCGAACCTGTGAAGGAGATTGTAGAAACGTTTTCCACTCCGACTGAGGATCTAAATGATATCTCAAAAGTCCAGGACTTTTACCTTGGAATTCCATACG GATTGCTTCTTTCCGTCGGTGGTTTCCTTTCTTTCATGCTAACGGGGAGCATTTCTGCCATCAGATTTGGTGTCATCCTTGGAGGTACTCTTTTGGCTTTCAGCGTATCAAGTTTGAGATAttacaaaagaggaaaatcttCTTCTCTAGCCTTGAAAGGGCAGGCAG GAATTGCTGGAATAATATTTCTTAGAGAGATACGCTTCCTGTCTCAG AGGCTatccttttttagttttttgatGACTGTCGTCAG TGGGGGGATGCTGGCGTTTTACCTGTATAAGATCAAGCAGAAAAGAGATCAGATGAAAGGTCCTTCCTGCGAAGAGGGAATGGAAACTCAATGA
- the LOC115746915 gene encoding protein FATTY ACID EXPORT 3, chloroplastic isoform X2 produces MSFSMESLLVKNPSLNSTSLPIRRAAISRSPSSLRLESLLRPRAPRFSVASENGPPGGLRFGLHSLHRRSSSVIAFAASHEESHSELDVEKENGDLDKKAEESEEAWEQTLDAFKEQALKMQSISQEAYEIYSKKAAVILKETAEQLKIQAEKARYDLSVVAKELSEEGKEYLSAAAEKSPEPVKEIVETFSTPTEDLNDISKVQDFYLGIPYGLLLSVGGFLSFMLTGSISAIRFGVILGGTLLAFSVSSLRYYKRGKSSSLALKGQAGIAGIIFLREIRFLSQRLSFFSFLMTVVSGGMLAFYLYKIKQKRDQMKGPSCEEGMETQ; encoded by the exons ATGAGCTTCTCCATGGAGTCCTTGCTGGTCAAAAACCCTAGCCTGAACTCCACCTCCTTGCCTATCCGGCGAGCCGCCATTTCTCGGTCGCCGTCGTCTCTGCGTCTCGAGTCTCTTCTCCGACCTCGCGCCCCCAGGTTCTCTGTCGCTTCCGAAAATGGCCCTCCCGGAGGGCTCCGCTTCGGTCTCCACTCCCTTCATAGGAGGAGTTCGTCTGTCATTGCCTTCGCAGCTTCTCACGAGGAGTCG CATTCGGAACTCGATGTGGAAAAGGAAAACGGTGATCTTGATAAGAAAGCTGAAGAATCAGAAGAAGCATGGGAACAGACTTTAGATGCTTTCAAGGAGCAAGCTTTGAAGATGCAGAGCATCTCACAGGAAGCCTATGAAATATACTCTAAGAAAGCAGCGGTCATTCTGAAAGAAACTGCAGAGCAGTTGAAAATTCAAGCAGAAAAGGCCAGATATGATTTGAGTGTAGTAGCGAAAGAACTCAGCGAGGAAGGTAAAGAATATCTGTCCGCAGCTGCGGAGAAATCACCCGAACCTGTGAAGGAGATTGTAGAAACGTTTTCCACTCCGACTGAGGATCTAAATGATATCTCAAAAGTCCAGGACTTTTACCTTGGAATTCCATACG GATTGCTTCTTTCCGTCGGTGGTTTCCTTTCTTTCATGCTAACGGGGAGCATTTCTGCCATCAGATTTGGTGTCATCCTTGGAGGTACTCTTTTGGCTTTCAGCGTATCAAGTTTGAGATAttacaaaagaggaaaatcttCTTCTCTAGCCTTGAAAGGGCAGGCAG GAATTGCTGGAATAATATTTCTTAGAGAGATACGCTTCCTGTCTCAG AGGCTatccttttttagttttttgatGACTGTCGTCAG TGGGGGGATGCTGGCGTTTTACCTGTATAAGATCAAGCAGAAAAGAGATCAGATGAAAGGTCCTTCCTGCGAAGAGGGAATGGAAACTCAATGA